TGCTGCTCGGCGTCCCGATGGCCGTGGTGCTGGCGCGCACCGACTTCCCCGGGCAGAACCTGGCCCGCTCGGTCGTCCTGCTGCCGCTGGTCCTGCCACCGGTCGTCGGCGGTCTTGCGCTCCTCTACACGTTCGGCCGACGGGGGCTGCTCGGCCACGCACTCGAGGTGATGGACGTGCGGATCGCGTTCTCGACGATCGCGGTCGTGCTGGCCCAGACCTTCGTCGCACTGCCGTTCCTCGTGGTCAGCCTGGAGGGCACGCTGCGCAGCGCGGGCACCCGGTACGAGGCAGTGGCCGCGTCGCTCGGCGCCGGCCCCGGGACGGTGTTCCGACGGGTGACGCTGCCCATGGTCCTGCCCGGCCTGCTGGCCGGCGCGGTGCTCTCGTTCGCCCGGGCCATGGGTGAGTTCGGCGCGACGATCACCTTCGCGGGGAGTCTGCAGGGGGTCACCCGGACCCTCCCGCTCGAGATCTACCTGCAGCGCGAGAGCGACCCCGACGCGGCGGTCGCGCTCGCCCTGGTGCTGGTCGTCGTCGCGGTCGTCGTGATCGCCGTCGCCCGGCCGGATCGGATGCGGACATGAGCATCGAGCTCGCCGCCTCCCTCGCCGAGCGCCGGTACGACGTCCGGTTCAGCATCGCTGCCGGTGAGACCGTCGCGCTGCTCGGTGCGAACGGTTCCGGGAAGTCGACGACCCTCGGCGTCCTGGC
The DNA window shown above is from Marmoricola sp. OAE513 and carries:
- a CDS encoding ABC transporter permease, with product MATSRAVGLPRWLLAPALVGAAFVLLPLVAIVLRVDWSNFFDLITSESSRDALWLSLQTSAASTVLCVLLGVPMAVVLARTDFPGQNLARSVVLLPLVLPPVVGGLALLYTFGRRGLLGHALEVMDVRIAFSTIAVVLAQTFVALPFLVVSLEGTLRSAGTRYEAVAASLGAGPGTVFRRVTLPMVLPGLLAGAVLSFARAMGEFGATITFAGSLQGVTRTLPLEIYLQRESDPDAAVALALVLVVVAVVVIAVARPDRMRT